CTTTGCTTGTCGTCTGGTTGGTTTGCAGGTACGAATGGGCCGTATATTTGCAAAATACAGCCAATTATGTGAATGTAATTCGCCTCCAActttgctggtcaacaacataaAAACGTCCCAGTGTCTTCCGCTAGAGGGCGGCCGGGAGCtcactcaaatgacatcatcattacgtAACAGGAAGTAAAGCGACTCCAACAAAACCGCGCGTGGTTGAAATCCTCAAACAGAAGCGCGTCGCCTTCCATTCGGCTGCATCCGATAAACACGCAACGTATGTGGTGGATCAGTAACATTAGTTACACGACAACCTCAACGACGAAAGAGGCAAGTTGCGACGATTCACCTAAGTGATCATATGCAACGTTATTTGTAGTACTGCTTAGTTGCTGTACAGAAGTGCGGGTCGCTTTCATTAGCGTGGTAGCTAGCACAGTGCTAACTTAATGCTATTTAGCGTGATTATCCTCGACGAATGTTGGTTCTCAAATGAGCCATCATCACATGCTGGTTCTTGCCTGGACCAAGAGTACTACTGTACTGTGGAAATACTCAAAGTCGAGGGTTAGCAGTGATGGTTGCAGGTAAGCATGCTCCCGATTTTCAATCTCAATGCCTtcgtaccaaagtcaaatttggCACGCTCGAACATGGGCAATAAAATTCTTGAATCAAGCACTTTACTTTTGTGTATTGGGTCGCTTTAAGTTCACGTTTAAACAAAACAAGTCGAAGTTGACGCCTATTGCGTGATGTTTGAGATGTCCGTCGTTGAGAAGGAAAAACAAatttttattggcaagatcttgggttgtgtAATGGCGGTCGGTACACGTGGCAATCTAGCGGACCAAACAACAACGCCCACCttccaggtaagaaggttttgTACTGTCCGGGAAAGCAAAAGGATTTCCTTATAAGGCAAATCTCTGACTACTTGGTATGGTCGCCTGACCATTTGGTATCTATCTGTATTGGAAGGTTACACAGCTCCGTGTGCTGATTAAGCAGTCATGTTTATATTAatgtcgttgtacatgtgacaatgacaataaagatcaatTCTATATGAAATAAGAAGATATACACGCATATGAACATGGAAAATGATACAAGTTTGTCTAACCTGACCATGATTCGCCcctgctattttcattttgttaggAATTCCTAGCTACATAGGCGTTGTAGAACAATCCAAGCGACTCACTGGTCTTTTGCTAAGTTTATTTTCTTGCCAAACTGtctagcacaggggtgggcaaactaccaaccctgaacaaattgtattattaaacttcattttgcctgcaatgactgcgtttccccagtagatggggaagcgctcgcctgcgcatttactaccggaagccgtgtcagaaagctcggtgcacactcacaagtgcgtgtacggacatggcgcactcgcgctctatttgtatcagtcccgaatttagagcgtgggctgtgacgacagcattcttgtaatttgcgcgctgagctttcagatgcagttttgccctaaggccacccacaaaccttcccctggaatccttccgttaaaatgtcgcccaagtaaagcagggtgaacacagtgccgagcgtttaaaagagttgccaatttggctcgacgtacgcgacgtgacgttcagccacatgaacgtcaacatctacccgtcacagatcgaggtaaacggaccaacacctcggatctcgcctaagaattgccacaacaaattttactccagactatgacgcactatcaaactttaacaaaaaagacagcggtgtctacaagcctactggaacctacaaaaggattataaggaaggaacacaagaactttaagagactgctcatatgtgtcagagaggttctgctctgacaactgagctgaacttttatctgttaagattgtgcatggcacaacagaaagttaatgttccatggttttttttctatgaagaacccagagagagttatttagttatttatttcctgttttttctgtgaagaactcagagagggtttagttattatttatttcattaatagtgttatttgtttcctgactttttttctgtaaagaacctggaaagggttattaaataaccgttatttggttatgtgtggctttctggaaaacaataaattttttaagctcccctacgatcgtcacactttttctgttacaaactgccaccggcccgccatcagagaagggaaaggttatgtggccctcacaggaaaaagtttggggacccctgatctacacagctgacttcacccaccacacatcaacctgccacctccagaagttctcggacGACTCCGCCGtcgttggtctcattaacaacggagacgagacggagtaccgagaactgaatcacagattcggggactggtgccggcggaaccgcctccagattaactctgggaaaacgaaggagctggtggtggacttccgccggcgcaaagtccccccctcgccggtgaacatccagggaacggacatagagattgtggactcttacaagttcctgggtgttcacctgaacaataaactggactggactgttaacactcaggccctatacaagaagggccaaagcagactccacctgctgcgcagactgaggtccttcggagtgagggacggcctcctgaggaccttctatgactctgtggtggcgtccgccattttttatggggtggtctgctggagcagcggcatcactgcagcggagaggaagaggctggacaaggtgttgaagaaagccggcgctgtcctgggctgcagtctggaccgggtggaggtggtgggggagaggaggatggtggctaagctgtcctccatcatggacaatgtcttccacccccttcatgagactgtcagagccctggagagctccatcagcgaccggctttgtcacccacgatgcaccaccgagaggcatcgcaggtccttcctccctgctgccatcatactgtacaaccaggccgacgtagctaacggacaaaataacatgcaataacgtgcaataaccatatgcgcaatcacactatgtgcaatatctgtctacctcacactcttttacctgctttctttgcactttttttgcactatttttttatctaaaatttttttttatctccactgtatgttgtgtattttgtatacactgtccatattttttttaattatatataccttctacttcttaaaatcttttacccccttccccgcatgcgtgtgtgtgtgtatatgttaagtgtactgctgctaacataggagtttccccattgagggaataataaaggattatcttatcttatcttatcttatattTACCACAAGGTGCATTTTAAAGGCGCAGGGGCATTACATGAATCTAATTTATTACTAGTACGTCTAGAATACTCTTGAAACCCTCATCAGCCCTTTCATAAAACCACAACCCAAACTACAAACCCTAACCACCTCCTTCCTGGTTTCAGACCCAACCTTAAAACCCAACCAACCCTGACTTGACAGTATAACTACAGAGTTCAGCTCTTAAGTTTGTGTGACGTTGCAATGTTGAAGGGGGACATTTCGAACATTTAATACTTTGATATTTAACTGTGCTAgatcatttgaattattttgaagacattcaaatcatttttgaagaacgtaCTTTTGCCAATATCGTGCATTTGCTTCTTTTTAGCTTTTCCTGTCAACGGCAgtgcaataaaaacattttcctaAAACTATTGCATTCAGGGTGACAATTTACAAATCATCTATGCAGGTACGAGTGGGACATATATTTGCAAAGTACAGCCAATTACGTGAGTGGAATTCGCCTCCAACTTTGCTTGGTCAACAACATAAAAACGTCCCAGTGTCTTCCGCTAGAGGGCGGCCGGGAGCtcactcaaatgacatcatcatttcgTAGCAGGAAGTAAAGCGACTACCACAAAACCGGGCGTGGTGGCAGAAGCGCGTCGCCTTCCATTCGGCTGCATCCGATAAACACGCAACGTATGTGGTGGCTCAGCAACATTAGCTACACGACAACCGCAACGACGAAAGAGGTAAGTTGCAACGATTCACCTAAGTGATCATATGCAACGTTATTTGTAGTACTGCTTGGTTGCTGTATAGAAGTGCGGGTCGCTTTCATTGGCGTGGTAGCTAGCACAGTGCTAACTTTATGCTATTTAACTTGATTACCCTCGACGAATGTTGAATCATGCACTCTACTTTTGTGTATTGGGTCGCTTTAAGTTCacgttgtaaacaaaacaagtcgAAGTTGACGCCTATTGCGTGATGTTTGAGATGTCCGTCTTTGAGAAAGAGAAACAAatttttattggcaagatcttgggttgtgtCATGGCGGTCGGTACACGTGGCAATCTAGCAGACCAAACAACAACCCCCACCTTCCAGGTAAGAAAGTTttgtactgtccggaaaagcGAAAGGATTTCCTTATAAGGCAAATCTCTGACTACTTGGTATggtcacctgaccatttggtatctatctatctgtattGGAAGGTTACACAGCTCTGTGTGCTGATTAAGCAGTCATGTTTATATAAAcgtcgttgtacatgtgacaatgacaataaagatcgatTCTATATGAAATAAGAAGATTTACACATATATGAACATGAAAAATGATATAAATTTGTCTAACCTGACCATGATTTGCGCCTGTCAATTACTTCAACAAATAGCTGACACTTTTGTTAGCCAACAGTCATTGAAGCCGTTTTGTGATTGCAGTGGGAAAATGTCTGCAAGGACCACAGCAGCAAAGTACGTGAAAGAAAAGGACCGCTGTCGTCGACGACTGGAacatctttggctgcagccttatgttgtgttgcgCAGAGCAGGTGAGGACACGTCTAGTCTCTATTATGAACTCTATCGGAATCATGTGTGATATGCCGATTGAAAAAGCCCCTGTATCGTTTTTTTGccagtttctcttcaactgtaactttcattgttaatatgtgtttgtcctgttttgcagacatcagtgaagctaTTCGTCCTAAGCAGGAGGAGCCGGACCGCACACGCATTAAAGACGAAGATGTGGGCAAGGAGGTCCACcacttcaatgaacaaatggagcagaagtttctttgcaCTATAAAAGAGGAGGAGCGGCCTTGTCAGAAAGAGGACGGAGAGGACTCTTGCGAcatcaaaaaggaggaggaagatacctgcgagatgccattgactggtgtACTTGTGAAGCGTTTAGATGAGGCTCAACgtgaggtgagcaaaggggcggagcctccaaactgcagctcaagtccagatatgaccagagaaggtgatggagaccactgtggggGATCACAAGCAGCTTCACCATCAGATAGTGATGATGTGTTTTCACatgttcctgctgctgctgatgatgactctcaaaacaaacacaggcaatgttctcactgtggaatttgttttgctcatagcagtagtttgaaacaacacacgagaatgcacacaagaaagaaaaacttttcctgttcagattgtggccaaaagttctctcagaggagacatttaaatacgcacacattaacccacactggcgtgaaacctttttcatgctcagattgtggccaaaaattctctcacaggggaagtttaaatatgcacacaagaatccacactggtgagaaacctttttcatgttcagtttgtggccaaaaattccacaCGGGGTGGCATTTGAAtacgcacacaagaacccacactggcgagaaacctttttcatgctcagtttgtggccagaaattctctctGAGTGGATctttaaaaattcatacaagaatccacactggtgagaaacctttttcatgctcagtttgtggccaaaagttctctcagaggggaactttaaataggcacacaagaatccacactggcgagaaacctttttcatgctcagtttgtggccggaAATTCTCTCATAGGGTACgtttaaatacgcacacaagaatccacactggtgagaaacctttttcatgctcggtTTGTGGGCAAAAGTTCTCTCGGAGGGGAcatttaaacacgcacacattaacccacactggcgagaaacctttttcatgctcagtttgtggccaaaagttctcctGTTGGCAAAGTTtaaatatacacacaagaatccacactggcgagaaacctttttcatgctcagtttgtggccaaaaatgcTCTCAGAGGGGAactttaaatatgcacacaagaatccacactggtgagaaacctttttcatgctcagtttgtggccaaaagttctctcagaggggaaatttaaaaaagcacacaagaatccacactggcgagaaacctttttcatgctcagtttgtggccagaaattctctcggagggcaagtttaaatatgcacgcaagaatccacactggtgagaaacctttttcatgctcagtttgcggccaaaaattctctcggaGGGGAgatttaaacacgcacacaagaatccacactggcgagaaacctttttcgtgATCAGTTTGTGGCCGAAAATTCAGTCATAAGCATCACTTAAACaggcatacaagaatccacattgGCGAGAAACCCTTTTAAAGCTCAGTTCGGCCAAACAGTCTCTCAGGGTAAACTTAATCAGGCACGCAGGAGCCAAAGAGTCTCTGTTAAGAATTCCGAGTGTTTTGGAGAGATGAGCAATGATCCATGAAGTTCTCACCTTCTATCTGAGCAGACTTTATGAGTTTATGCATCAGTGATCGTTCTATTCTAGTATGCACCTTTTGATTGAGATGCTGAACTCCTCTAAGTTcaattcattttagttttacctatgaatttgaaaataaagtgaACCGGCCTCGGGATGATActagttttgtatttttcatgatACCTggagtttattttgtttttagttgtgtGTTCATATTTAGGGCAAGTTGCTTGGTTCTTATTAGTGTCGGTTCAGGATTTAGTTTTGTTCAGCTTTTCATGTTcatgcctggaaagcggactttaaaccgatgatgtggataagaaaaatgaaatagtgttggatatcccccatttttcttcaactgtcttttttgttactttACCTTACTAATAACATGTTAAAATGTACTTGAGATGTATTAAGACATTTCATTAAAGAGTTGTTTACTTCACAGTATTGACGTCTCAACCTAATTGTATTcgtatgaaattatttttagttATATGATCCTAATTAAGACTATTAATCCTCTGTCattagatgatgatgatgatagaactttatttatcccacagcggggaagtTTATctgtcacagcagcgtacaagaATGCAAGACTACAAGTGCCACATTTTaaaaaggataaataacagacaaggaccaAGACAAGTGCCACTATTAGCGGTAGAAACGAAATATATTTACCAAAAGGTGCATTTTAAAGGAGCAGGGGCGTTATATGAATCTAATTTATCACTATTATGTCTACAATACTCTTGAAATCCTCATTTGAAACATCAGCCCTTTCATAGAACATTTCGAACATTTAATACTTAATATTTATCTTGTGCATTTGCTTCTCTTTAGCTTTTCTTGGCAACGGCAGTGCGATAAAAACATTTTCCTAAAACTATTGCATTCAGCGTGACAATTTACAAATCATCTATGCAGGTACGAGTGGGACATATATTTGCAAAGTACAGCCAATTACGTGAGTGTAACTCGCCTCCAActttgctggtcaacaacataaAAACGTCCCAGTGTCTTCCGCTAGAGGACGGCCGGGAGCtcactcaaatgacatcatcattacgtAACAGGAAGTAAAGCGACTCCAACAAAACCGCGCgtggttgaaatccttaaacagaAGCGCGTCGCCTTCCATTCGGCTGCATCCGATAAATACGCAACGTATGTGGTGGATCAGTAACATTAGTTACACGACAACCTCAACGACGAAAGAGGCAAGTTGCGACGATCCACCTAAGTGATCATATGCAACGTTATTTGTAGTTGCTGTACAGAAGTGCGGGTCGCTTTCATTAGCGTGGTAGCTAGCACAGTGCTAACTTTATGCTATTTAGCTTGATTACCCTCGACGAATGTTGGTTCTCAAATGAGCCATCATCACATGCTGGTTCTTGCCCGGATCAAGAGTAATACTGTTCTGTGGAAATAGTCAAAGTGGAGGATTAGCAGTGATGGTTGCGGGGAGGCATGCTCCCGATTTAAAATCTCAATGCGTtcgtaccaaagtcaaatttggCACGCTCGAAAATGGCCAATAAAATTCTTGAATCATGCACTCTACCAGATGATAACGCGTAATCACGTTTGCTAAAACAGGTCCGATCTACATGAAATGCGGTTATGTGTGTATTGGGTCGCTTTAAATTCACGTTGTAAACATAACAAGTCGAAGTTGACGACTATTGCGTGTTTTTAGATATGGCCGTcgttgagaaagaaaaacaaagatgtggagttaTCTTTATTgccaagatcttgggttgtataatggcggtcagtacacgtGGCAATCCAGCAGACCCAACAACAACCCCCAGCTTCCGGGTAAGAAGGCATTGGAAGGTTACACAACTCTGTGTGCTGATTGAGCAGTCATGTTTATATAAATGTCGTTGTACATgtcacaatgacaataaagatcgatTCTATATGAAATAAGAAGAtttacacacacatgaacatgaAAAATGATACGTTTGTCTAACCTGACCATGATTTGTGcctgctattttcattttgttaggAATTCCGAGGTACATAGGCGTTGTAGAACAATGCGAGCGACTCGCCGGTCTTTTGCTAAGCTTATTTTCTTGCCAATTTATCtagcacaacacaaaatactaCTGCGTAAATACGGGATGACCTATATTTCAATTACTTCAAAAAATAGCTCGCTTGCCGCTGCCCAGAAGACACTTTTGTTAGCCAAACGTCATTGAAGCAGTTTTGTGATTGCAGTGGGAAAATGTCTGCAAGGACCACAGCAGCAAAGTACGTGAAAGAAAAGGACCGCAGTCGTCGACGACTGGAacatctttggctgcagccttatgttgtgttgcgCAGAGCAGGTGAGCACACGTCTAGTCTCTATTATGAACTCTATCGAAATCATGTGTGATATGCCGATTGAAAAAGACCCTGTATCGTTTTTTTTGccagtttctcttcaactgtaactttcaTTGTTAATATGTGTTTGTCCggttttgcagacatcagtgaagctaTTTGTCCTAAGCAGGAGGAGCCGGACCGCACtcgcattaaagaggaagatgtgggcaaagaggtccaccacttcaatgaacaaatggagcagaagtttctttgcactaaaaaagaggaggaagagccggagCGGCCTTGTCAGAAAGAGGACGGAGAGGACTCCTGCGAcatcaaaaaggaggaggaagatacctgcgagatgccattgactggtgtACTTGTGAAGCGTTTAGATGAGGCTCAACgtgaggtgagcaaaggggcggagcctccaagctgcagctcaagtccacatatgaccagagaaggtgatggagaccactgtggggCATCACGAGCAGCTCCACCATCAGATAGTGATGACGTGTTGTCACATGTTAaagctgatgatgatgacgatgactctcaaaacaaacacaagcaatgttctcactgtggaatttgttttgctcatagcagtagtttgaaacaacacatgagaatgcacacaagaaagaaaaacttttcctgTTCAGATTGTGGCCAAATGTTCTCTCAGAGGAGAcatttaaatacgcacacattaacccacactggcgtgaaacctttttcatgctcagattgtggccaaaagttctctaAGGGGACATTTAAACAGgcacacattaacccacactggcgagaaacctttttcatgctcagtttgtggccagaaattctctcatAGGGTaagtttaaatatgcacacaagaatccacactggtgagaaacctttttcatgctcagtttgtggacaaaagttctctcggaggggacatttaaacatgcacacattaacccacactggcgagaaacctttttca
This genomic window from Syngnathus typhle isolate RoL2023-S1 ecotype Sweden linkage group LG6, RoL_Styp_1.0, whole genome shotgun sequence contains:
- the LOC133155263 gene encoding gastrula zinc finger protein XlCGF57.1-like translates to MNMKNDINLSNLTMICACQLLQQIADTFVSQQSLKPFCDCSGKMSARTTAAKYVKEKDRCRRRLEHLWLQPYVVLRRADISEAIRPKQEEPDRTRIKDEDVGKEVHHFNEQMEQKFLCTIKEEERPCQKEDGEDSCDIKKEEEDTCEMPLTGVLVKRLDEAQREVSKGAEPPNCSSSPDMTREGDGDHCGGSQAASPSDSDDVFSHVPAAADDDSQNKHRQCSHCGICFAHSSSLKQHTRMHTRKKNFSCSDCGQKFSQRRHLNTHTLTHTGVKPFSCSDCGQKFSHRGSLNMHTRIHTGEKPFSCSVCGQKFHTGWHLNTHTRTHTGEKPFSCSVCGQKFSLSGSLKIHTRIHTGEKPFSCSVCGQKFSQRGTLNRHTRIHTGEKPFSCSVCGRKFSHRVRLNTHTRIHTGEKPFSCSVCGQKFSRRGHLNTHTLTHTGEKPFSCSVCGQKFSCWQSLNIHTRIHTGEKPFSCSVCGQKCSQRGTLNMHTRIHTGEKPFSCSVCGQKFSQRGNLKKHTRIHTGEKPFSCSVCGQKFSRRASLNMHARIHTGEKPFSCSVCGQKFSRRGDLNTHTRIHTGEKPFS